A single genomic interval of Desulfonatronovibrio magnus harbors:
- a CDS encoding helix-turn-helix domain-containing protein yields MSNNSFNSIWDAIEDTQEEAENMKLRSILMMALSKHIKRNELSQSQAAQLFRVTQPRISDLMRGKINLFSLDSLVNMAVTAGLHVELRVHELEAA; encoded by the coding sequence ATGAGCAATAATAGTTTCAATAGCATTTGGGATGCCATCGAAGATACGCAGGAAGAAGCTGAAAACATGAAGCTTCGCTCAATACTCATGATGGCCTTGAGTAAACATATTAAACGTAATGAACTCAGTCAGTCACAGGCTGCACAATTGTTCCGAGTGACTCAACCTCGGATATCAGATCTGATGAGAGGCAAGATTAACCTCTTCAGCCTTGATTCCCTGGTTAATATGGCTGTAACTGCGGGGCTTCATGTTGAACTGCGTGTCCATGAACTTGAAGCTGCATAA
- a CDS encoding type II toxin-antitoxin system RelE/ParE family toxin produces MSDINPVVFLGTSLEDLRSFPDNPRREAGYQIDKLQRGDTPDSWKPVTVIGPGVQEIRLRDVTGQFRVLYVAKFAEAVYILHCFCKKTQRISKCDLDLATNRYRELLKERKT; encoded by the coding sequence ATGTCTGATATCAATCCAGTTGTCTTTCTTGGAACCAGCCTTGAAGACTTGCGCTCTTTTCCAGACAATCCACGACGTGAAGCCGGCTATCAGATAGATAAACTCCAAAGAGGAGATACCCCAGACAGCTGGAAGCCTGTTACTGTTATAGGCCCTGGTGTTCAGGAAATCCGATTGCGAGATGTGACAGGACAGTTTCGAGTTCTATATGTGGCTAAATTTGCAGAAGCAGTCTATATTCTTCACTGTTTCTGCAAAAAGACCCAGAGAATTTCCAAATGCGATCTGGACTTGGCTACCAATCGCTATCGTGAATTACTCAAGGAGAGAAAAACATGA